A genome region from Bacteroidota bacterium includes the following:
- a CDS encoding DUF420 domain-containing protein, with the protein MNNDKLIFRLIMAVSVFVFVVVVVLNEKIIPRPALSVEQLKKVYMLPSLNAIINGTCTMLLLISLYMIKRKKIQTHKKINIITFLLSSLFLVSYIAYHYLAGDTTYPTSSPTKGLYYFILTSHIILAAVVLPLILLSFHRGLQMQVEKHKKLVRWSYPIWLYVTITGVIVYLMISPYYPY; encoded by the coding sequence ATGAATAACGATAAATTAATTTTTCGCTTAATAATGGCGGTTTCTGTTTTTGTATTTGTAGTAGTTGTAGTGCTGAATGAAAAAATAATTCCACGCCCTGCCCTATCAGTTGAGCAGCTTAAAAAAGTATATATGCTACCTTCACTCAATGCCATTATTAACGGCACTTGTACCATGCTCTTATTAATATCGTTATATATGATAAAAAGAAAAAAAATACAAACGCATAAAAAAATAAATATTATAACCTTTTTATTATCGTCTCTATTTTTGGTGAGTTATATTGCTTATCATTATTTGGCAGGAGATACTACATATCCAACTAGCAGTCCTACAAAAGGATTGTATTATTTTATATTGACTAGCCATATTATTTTAGCTGCGGTGGTGCTGCCACTTATTTTACTTAGCTTTCATAGGGGATTACAAATGCAGGTAGAAAAACACAAAAAACTGGTGAGATGGTCTTATCCAATTTGGCTATATGTAACTATTACCGGCGTGATTGTATATTTGATGATATCGCCGTATTATCCTTATTAG